From one Rhodoferax sp. PAMC 29310 genomic stretch:
- a CDS encoding ABC transporter ATP-binding protein, producing MKKVPVQCRNIRLSYGSTEVLKNVNLDIEPGEFFALLGPSGSGKSTLLRLIAGFNRHQHGELLIDGKDVSRKAPWERNVGMVFQSYALWPHLTVWDNVAFGLVERRVDKATIKAKVGAALEQVSLSEYAQRRPSQLSGGQQQRVALARTIVIEPQVLLLDEPLSNLDKTLRVQMRQELLAMQRRLGLTTLFVTHDQEEAMTTADRMAVLDKGIVQQVGSPVTLYDYPANPFVANFVGTMNLMTGKVRSRSADMLTLDVPDVGEIRLPIAGDAPQSESIQVSFRPHALRLEVADAARDARFVWMPGTVEASEFLGESTRYRVRVGKQNLTADHPHQMGLTRFPVGGAVSLGIEPSQVRLFGA from the coding sequence ATGAAAAAAGTACCTGTTCAATGCCGCAACATCCGCCTGTCCTATGGCAGCACGGAGGTTCTGAAAAACGTTAATCTGGATATTGAGCCTGGCGAGTTTTTCGCGCTGTTGGGGCCCTCGGGCTCCGGAAAATCCACCTTGCTTCGGCTGATCGCCGGCTTTAACCGCCACCAGCATGGGGAATTGTTGATAGATGGCAAGGACGTTAGCCGCAAGGCGCCTTGGGAGCGCAACGTCGGCATGGTCTTTCAGAGTTACGCCCTTTGGCCGCACCTCACAGTATGGGACAACGTGGCCTTTGGTTTGGTGGAGCGTCGGGTTGACAAAGCCACCATCAAGGCGAAAGTGGGGGCGGCTCTGGAGCAAGTGAGCTTGTCTGAATACGCACAGCGCCGACCGAGTCAGCTCTCGGGCGGGCAGCAACAGCGGGTGGCCCTGGCGCGCACGATCGTGATCGAGCCACAGGTGCTGCTGCTCGATGAGCCACTGTCGAACCTGGACAAGACACTTAGGGTTCAGATGCGCCAGGAATTGTTGGCGATGCAGCGCCGACTGGGCTTGACCACACTGTTTGTCACGCACGACCAGGAAGAGGCCATGACCACAGCGGACCGCATGGCCGTCCTGGACAAAGGCATCGTGCAGCAAGTGGGCAGCCCGGTTACCTTGTACGACTATCCCGCCAACCCGTTCGTGGCCAATTTTGTAGGCACCATGAATTTGATGACGGGCAAGGTTCGCTCGCGCAGTGCCGACATGCTCACGCTCGATGTGCCAGACGTCGGTGAGATTCGTCTTCCCATTGCGGGCGACGCACCCCAGTCAGAGTCGATTCAGGTCAGTTTTCGCCCTCATGCATTGCGACTGGAAGTGGCTGATGCAGCGCGCGATGCACGCTTTGTCTGGATGCCTGGCACGGTAGAAGCCAGTGAATTTCTGGGTGAGTCGACACGTTACCGGGTGCGGGTGGGTAAGCAAAACCTGACTGCAGACCACCCACACCAAATGGGGTTGACGCGGTTCCCGGTCGGTGGCGCGGTCAGTCTGGGTATTGAGCCGTCGCAGGTTCGATTGTTCGGCGCCTGA
- the thiL gene encoding thiamine-phosphate kinase encodes MGEFDLIERFFKRPARQATVGIGDDCAILQPRPGTQLAISSDMLVEGRHFLSTVNPRHLGHKALAVNLSDLAACGAKPLAFTLALALPRADEAWLGPFSEGLLALADEHGCELIGGDTTQGPLNICITVFGEVPVVNGRSQALLRSGAQAGDDLYVSGTLGDARLALEVFRGTVSVPAPVFDAARLRLEAPTPRVALGQALRGVATSAIDVSDGLLGDLGHVLKQSGVGATVDADIATELIAARAVFTGSEAIKSLEIDQSQWRRWALTGGDDYELLFTAPTAARDAVASAARTSQTLITRIGQIDAAPGVRLIDRNGQTVDNCFLSFDHFL; translated from the coding sequence ATGGGCGAGTTTGACCTGATCGAGCGCTTTTTCAAGCGCCCTGCGCGTCAGGCCACGGTGGGCATTGGCGATGACTGCGCCATTCTGCAACCCCGCCCCGGCACCCAGTTGGCCATTTCCAGTGACATGCTGGTCGAAGGCCGTCACTTTCTCAGCACCGTCAACCCCCGCCACCTGGGCCACAAAGCCCTGGCCGTGAACCTGAGTGACCTGGCCGCCTGTGGCGCGAAGCCGCTCGCCTTCACGCTGGCGCTGGCCTTGCCCCGCGCGGACGAAGCCTGGCTGGGCCCGTTCTCTGAAGGCCTGCTGGCTCTTGCCGACGAGCACGGCTGCGAACTGATTGGCGGCGACACCACCCAAGGCCCCCTCAACATTTGCATCACCGTCTTTGGCGAAGTGCCCGTGGTGAACGGGCGCTCGCAAGCGCTGCTGCGCTCCGGCGCCCAAGCCGGGGATGACCTGTACGTGAGCGGCACACTGGGCGATGCCCGCCTGGCGCTAGAGGTCTTTCGCGGCACCGTGTCAGTACCCGCCCCCGTGTTTGACGCGGCCCGCCTGCGGCTGGAAGCCCCCACACCCCGCGTGGCACTGGGCCAGGCGCTGCGTGGCGTGGCCACCAGCGCCATTGACGTGAGCGACGGCCTGCTTGGCGACCTCGGCCATGTACTGAAGCAATCCGGCGTGGGCGCCACCGTGGACGCAGACATTGCTACTGAATTAATAGCTGCTCGCGCCGTATTTACCGGGTCTGAAGCCATAAAGAGCCTTGAAATAGATCAATCCCAGTGGCGTCGCTGGGCCTTGACCGGCGGCGACGACTACGAGTTGCTGTTCACCGCGCCCACCGCTGCACGCGACGCCGTGGCGAGCGCGGCCCGAACCAGCCAGACCCTGATCACCCGCATCGGCCAGATTGACGCCGCACCCGGAGTGAGACTTATTGACCGCAATGGTCAAACCGTCGACAACTGTTTTCTGTCCTTCGACCACTTTTTATGA
- the apaG gene encoding Co2+/Mg2+ efflux protein ApaG, giving the protein MSKYQFRVDVSPAYQAEQSAPEQGIYVFSYTITITNTGQVPAQLISRTWNVNDANGHTERVRGLGVVGQQPLLKPGQAFEYTSGTHLRTPTGTMHGSFFCVAEDGEKFDTDVPMFVLDALSASGGTRTLH; this is encoded by the coding sequence ATGTCCAAGTACCAATTCCGCGTTGACGTCAGCCCCGCTTACCAGGCCGAACAGTCCGCCCCTGAGCAAGGCATTTACGTCTTCTCCTACACCATCACCATCACCAACACGGGGCAGGTGCCCGCGCAGTTGATCTCGCGCACATGGAACGTGAACGACGCCAACGGCCACACCGAGCGGGTGCGCGGCCTGGGGGTGGTGGGCCAGCAACCCCTGCTCAAGCCCGGCCAGGCGTTTGAATACACCAGCGGCACTCACCTGCGCACCCCCACCGGCACCATGCACGGCAGTTTTTTCTGCGTTGCCGAAGACGGCGAGAAGTTTGACACTGACGTGCCCATGTTTGTGCTGGACGCCCTCAGCGCCAGTGGCGGAACCCGCACCCTGCACTGA
- a CDS encoding LysR family transcriptional regulator, whose translation MELHQIRAFVTVARVGNVTKAADVLCVTQPAVTAQIKGLESSLGVALFDRSGGHITLTRAGEKLLALAATLLAAAAELKGMARGMQGELTGRIEIGLPGETSDFLRTGALSVAVQRDLPLVELQTRTKPVGQLLDLVRGGGLTGAFIISANPPRDLQWTALRSIGYRVAIPSRLASEMQRGGWRVLASLPWVSGVVESHIHQLLRNHFEQQGLEPNVVMRSEDTSTLESFVRAGTACALLREEVAIPGVERNEWFVWGHARVEAQLYFCSSSDLASDPLVVALSSAVHALWR comes from the coding sequence ATGGAGTTGCACCAGATTCGCGCTTTTGTCACGGTTGCCCGTGTGGGCAATGTGACCAAGGCGGCGGACGTGTTGTGCGTGACGCAGCCGGCAGTAACCGCTCAAATTAAGGGTCTGGAATCGAGCCTGGGTGTTGCACTGTTTGACCGCAGCGGTGGGCATATCACACTCACCCGTGCCGGTGAGAAGCTTCTGGCGCTGGCTGCTACGCTGTTGGCCGCGGCTGCGGAGTTAAAGGGCATGGCACGCGGCATGCAAGGTGAGTTGACTGGGCGCATTGAAATCGGCTTGCCTGGCGAAACCAGTGATTTTTTGCGCACTGGTGCGCTGTCGGTTGCCGTGCAGCGAGACTTGCCGCTGGTTGAGCTGCAAACGCGCACCAAACCCGTCGGCCAGTTGCTTGATTTGGTGCGTGGTGGAGGGCTGACCGGCGCCTTCATCATCAGTGCCAATCCGCCGCGCGATTTGCAGTGGACCGCTCTGCGTTCAATAGGCTATCGTGTCGCAATTCCCTCCCGGCTGGCCTCTGAAATGCAGCGTGGCGGCTGGCGGGTTCTGGCCAGTTTGCCTTGGGTGTCGGGTGTTGTTGAGTCACATATTCACCAATTGTTGCGAAATCATTTTGAGCAGCAAGGACTGGAGCCCAACGTGGTGATGCGCAGCGAAGACACCAGCACGCTTGAATCCTTTGTGCGTGCCGGAACCGCCTGCGCGCTGCTGCGCGAGGAAGTAGCGATTCCGGGAGTGGAGCGCAACGAGTGGTTCGTCTGGGGCCATGCACGCGTTGAGGCGCAACTCTACTTCTGCAGTTCATCAGACCTTGCCAGTGACCCTTTGGTCGTGGCGTTGAGCTCGGCGGTTCACGCCTTGTGGCGTTAG